One Streptosporangium sp. NBC_01495 DNA window includes the following coding sequences:
- a CDS encoding FAD-dependent monooxygenase, whose translation MNTTPRLKNTNILISGAGVAGPALAYWLHRHGFTPTIVERAPDVRDGGYAVDFRGEAHLTMLDRMGILDDIRREQTNMGAMAYVNGAGKKISSMPADVFSGDVEILRGDLARILYERTRDHVEYLFDDSITSLTEDAKGVQVTFERGEPRRFDLVVGADGLHSNVRALAFGPESRFVREMGLYCAIFTTANHLGLDHTGQIYNTPGKLVGMYSARGNTEAKATFYFASPPLSYDRHDVEQQKKILAEAFADVGWEAPRLLDAMRDARDFYFDSISQVHVDSWSRGRVTLLGDAACCASPLSGMGTGLAMIGAYVLAGELAAAGGDHRAGLARYEEAMREYATGCQKSGDGVGKWMVPDSRFMAWFINQNYRLLPYVPWKGLIAKGIRQTANAVTLKDYER comes from the coding sequence ATGAACACCACACCGCGGCTCAAGAACACGAACATCCTGATCTCCGGGGCCGGCGTCGCCGGTCCGGCGCTGGCCTACTGGCTGCACCGCCACGGCTTCACCCCCACGATCGTGGAGCGGGCGCCCGACGTCCGCGACGGCGGCTACGCGGTCGACTTCCGTGGCGAGGCACACCTCACCATGCTCGACCGGATGGGGATCCTGGACGACATCCGGCGCGAGCAGACGAACATGGGCGCGATGGCGTACGTCAACGGCGCGGGCAAGAAGATCTCCAGCATGCCCGCCGACGTCTTCAGCGGCGACGTGGAGATCCTGCGCGGCGACCTGGCGCGCATCCTGTACGAGCGCACCCGCGACCACGTCGAGTATCTCTTCGACGACTCCATCACCTCCCTCACCGAGGACGCGAAGGGCGTACAGGTCACCTTCGAACGCGGTGAGCCGCGCCGGTTCGACCTGGTCGTGGGGGCCGACGGGCTGCACTCCAACGTCCGGGCGCTCGCGTTCGGGCCCGAGTCGCGGTTCGTGAGGGAGATGGGCCTGTACTGCGCGATCTTCACCACCGCCAACCACCTCGGACTCGACCACACGGGGCAGATCTACAACACTCCCGGCAAGCTCGTCGGCATGTACAGCGCCCGGGGGAACACCGAGGCGAAGGCGACGTTCTACTTCGCCTCCCCGCCGCTGAGCTACGACCGCCACGACGTCGAGCAGCAGAAGAAGATCCTCGCCGAGGCGTTCGCCGACGTCGGCTGGGAGGCTCCCCGGCTGCTGGACGCGATGCGGGACGCCCGGGACTTCTACTTCGACTCGATCAGCCAGGTCCACGTCGACAGCTGGTCGCGCGGCCGGGTCACGCTGCTCGGGGACGCCGCCTGCTGCGCCTCGCCGCTCTCGGGCATGGGCACGGGCCTGGCCATGATCGGCGCCTACGTCCTCGCCGGGGAACTCGCCGCCGCGGGCGGTGACCACCGCGCGGGCCTCGCCCGCTACGAGGAGGCCATGCGCGAGTACGCGACGGGATGCCAGAAGTCGGGTGACGGGGTGGGCAAGTGGATGGTTCCCGACAGCCGGTTCATGGCCTGGTTCATCAACCAGAACTACCGGCTCCTGCCCTACGTGCCGTGGAAGGGACTGATCGCCAAGGGCATCCGGCAGACGGCGAACGCCGTCACCCTGAAGGACTACGAGCGCTGA
- a CDS encoding ABC-three component system middle component 6 — translation MIVPTKGVAPQRALLAVGAQIVMATGRQPVTVTQAWRRLLTWREDNDHRAPLTFWWFALALDLLYALGLVELEQDMLIFRARDNAA, via the coding sequence GTGATCGTGCCGACCAAAGGGGTCGCTCCCCAGCGCGCCCTGCTGGCTGTGGGGGCTCAGATCGTGATGGCCACCGGGCGTCAGCCCGTGACCGTCACCCAGGCCTGGCGCCGTCTGTTGACCTGGCGCGAGGACAACGACCATCGGGCGCCCCTGACGTTCTGGTGGTTCGCTCTCGCGCTCGACCTGCTCTACGCCCTGGGCCTGGTCGAACTTGAACAGGACATGTTGATTTTCCGGGCTCGTGACAATGCTGCATAG
- a CDS encoding glycosyl hydrolase family 18 protein, whose translation MRRSASVLLVLALAAALAALSSPASAAARLTAAFTLTGTQGKFVVSNPGTTPVTGWSITFDLPAGVTVSGAQHATTTQNGTRVKLTPAFYINTVRANGNTEPYSPTFTLSAAAQPVSCTINGANCDGSGDPPPPDAPLTATYSGSGTQGRFVIANNTDTALTGWSITFDLPAGVTASAAQNGALSQSGRQVTLSPAHYNTTVAARGTTEPYSPAFTLSGASAEPENCRINDVRCDGAADTPPGAPGNLRSPVKTTRTVSLAWDAATPGSLPISGYQVYRGADLVATVTGTNTTVTGLTSNTEYTFTVRTRDRKGTLSPASAALRVTTNNAGDDTQPPTAPSGLRVTGKSSSGVSLAWNASTDNRGVAGYEVYTGATLATTVTGTSATVNGLSPSTEYTFTVKARDLYDNTSAASTALKVSTDDIIGSGYARIGYFVQWGIYGRQYFVRNLDTTGAAAKLTHLNYAFGNIDPVNLTCLQGVTKGTTPNPQDPNQGDGSGDADADYGRPMSAAQSVDGVADTGWEKLRGNYNQLRKLKAKYPNLKVLISLGGWTYSKYFSDVAATDAARKKFVSSCIDTYIKGNLPVYNGAGGPGSAAGIFDGIDLDWEWPGSEGHAGNHIGPNDKANNTLLIAEFRRQLDALTQETGRRYQLTAFTPADPAKIAAGWDLPEVARSLDIFNVQGYDFHGAGSDNSWEPNRAGHQGNLYTDAEDPYPFHFSVEDTVDVYLQAGVNPRKITIGLAYYGRGWQGVADGGRFGEWQSATGAAPGQFPDEAGTRGYANLLASVPGCAVRHDEQSVATYCYTGNGGQWWTFDDVWSIGKKTAWLRSKGLLGAMVWEMSGDTGTLTTALDAGLR comes from the coding sequence GTGCGCCGATCAGCCTCCGTGCTGCTGGTTCTCGCCCTGGCAGCCGCTCTCGCCGCTCTCTCGTCCCCCGCCTCGGCCGCCGCCCGGCTCACCGCGGCCTTCACCCTCACCGGCACCCAGGGCAAGTTCGTGGTGAGTAATCCCGGCACCACCCCGGTCACCGGCTGGTCGATCACCTTCGACCTGCCCGCGGGCGTCACGGTCAGCGGTGCCCAGCACGCCACCACCACGCAGAACGGGACGCGGGTCAAGCTGACCCCCGCCTTCTACATCAACACGGTGCGGGCGAACGGCAACACCGAGCCGTACAGTCCCACGTTCACGCTCAGCGCGGCGGCCCAGCCGGTGAGCTGCACGATCAACGGCGCCAACTGCGACGGCAGCGGCGACCCGCCGCCCCCCGACGCGCCCCTCACCGCCACCTACTCGGGGAGCGGCACGCAGGGCAGGTTCGTGATCGCCAACAACACCGACACCGCGCTCACCGGCTGGTCGATCACCTTCGACCTGCCCGCGGGGGTCACCGCGAGCGCCGCGCAGAACGGGGCGCTGAGCCAGAGCGGGCGCCAGGTCACGCTGAGCCCGGCCCACTACAACACGACCGTGGCGGCACGCGGCACCACCGAGCCGTACAGTCCCGCGTTCACGCTCAGCGGCGCGTCCGCCGAGCCGGAGAACTGCAGGATCAACGACGTCAGATGCGACGGCGCGGCGGACACCCCGCCCGGCGCGCCCGGCAACCTGCGTTCGCCGGTCAAGACGACCAGGACCGTCTCGCTGGCCTGGGACGCCGCGACCCCTGGAAGCCTCCCGATCTCCGGCTACCAGGTCTACCGGGGCGCCGACCTCGTCGCGACGGTCACCGGGACGAACACGACCGTCACCGGCCTGACCTCGAACACCGAGTACACGTTCACCGTGCGGACCAGGGACCGCAAGGGAACCCTCTCCCCGGCGAGCGCGGCGCTGAGGGTGACCACCAACAACGCCGGCGACGACACCCAGCCGCCGACCGCGCCCTCCGGCCTGCGCGTCACCGGCAAGAGCTCCTCCGGCGTCTCGCTCGCGTGGAACGCCTCGACCGACAACAGGGGCGTCGCCGGGTACGAGGTCTACACCGGCGCGACCCTGGCCACGACGGTGACCGGCACCTCCGCCACGGTGAACGGGCTGTCGCCGTCCACCGAGTACACCTTCACGGTGAAGGCCCGCGACCTGTACGACAACACGTCCGCGGCGAGCACCGCGCTGAAGGTGAGCACCGACGACATCATCGGCAGCGGGTACGCCAGGATCGGCTACTTCGTCCAGTGGGGCATCTACGGCCGCCAGTACTTCGTGCGCAACCTCGACACCACCGGCGCCGCCGCGAAGCTGACCCACCTCAACTACGCCTTCGGCAACATCGACCCGGTGAACCTGACGTGCCTGCAGGGTGTCACCAAGGGCACCACCCCGAACCCGCAGGACCCGAACCAGGGTGACGGCTCCGGTGACGCGGACGCCGACTACGGCAGGCCGATGAGCGCGGCGCAGTCGGTGGACGGCGTCGCCGACACCGGCTGGGAGAAGCTGCGCGGCAACTACAACCAGCTCCGCAAGCTCAAGGCGAAGTATCCGAACCTCAAGGTGCTGATCTCGCTCGGCGGCTGGACGTACTCGAAGTACTTCTCCGACGTGGCGGCCACCGACGCGGCGCGGAAGAAGTTCGTGAGCTCCTGCATCGACACGTACATCAAGGGGAACCTGCCGGTCTACAACGGCGCGGGCGGCCCCGGCAGCGCCGCGGGCATCTTCGACGGCATCGACCTGGACTGGGAGTGGCCCGGTTCCGAGGGGCACGCGGGCAACCACATCGGCCCGAACGACAAGGCGAACAACACGCTGCTGATCGCCGAGTTCCGCAGGCAGCTCGACGCCCTGACCCAGGAGACCGGCAGGCGCTACCAGCTGACCGCCTTCACCCCCGCCGACCCGGCGAAGATCGCCGCGGGCTGGGACCTGCCCGAGGTCGCCAGGTCCCTGGACATCTTCAACGTCCAGGGCTACGACTTCCACGGCGCGGGCAGCGACAACTCCTGGGAGCCCAATCGGGCCGGGCACCAGGGCAACCTGTACACCGACGCCGAGGACCCGTACCCGTTCCACTTCAGCGTTGAGGACACGGTCGACGTCTATCTCCAGGCGGGGGTGAACCCGCGCAAGATCACCATCGGTCTCGCGTACTACGGCCGGGGCTGGCAGGGCGTCGCCGACGGCGGGAGGTTCGGCGAGTGGCAGTCGGCCACCGGTGCGGCGCCGGGGCAGTTCCCGGACGAGGCGGGCACCCGCGGGTACGCCAACCTGCTGGCCTCCGTGCCGGGGTGCGCGGTGAGACACGACGAGCAGTCGGTGGCGACCTACTGCTACACCGGCAACGGCGGTCAGTGGTGGACCTTCGACGACGTCTGGTCGATCGGGAAGAAGACCGCGTGGCTCCGGAGCAAGGGCCTGCTCGGCGCGATGGTCTGGGAGATGTCCGGTGACACCGGCACCCTGACCACCGCCCTGGACGCGGGCCTGAGGTAA
- a CDS encoding SDR family oxidoreductase, with protein MAVLEGRTAVVTGGSRGIGRAIVERLARDGADVLFSYANAAASAGEVERVVKEAGGSVRAVQVDLARRGAAEWLMETAEELLGGLDILVNNAALSFTPIPIAETTEKLYDRAMAVNAKAAFLTIRYAARHMRDGGRIVNISTLNTVRPASGIAPYAASKGALEQLTSVAARELGERGITVNTVSPGATDTDLLRGTNPEELLTQIAALTPLSRLGDPSDIADVVAFLVGPDGRWLTGQNLQANGGLS; from the coding sequence ATGGCGGTACTGGAGGGTAGGACGGCGGTGGTCACCGGGGGGTCCCGGGGCATCGGCCGGGCGATCGTGGAGCGTCTCGCCCGCGACGGGGCGGACGTTCTCTTCAGCTACGCGAACGCCGCCGCGTCCGCGGGCGAGGTGGAGCGGGTGGTCAAGGAGGCGGGCGGGAGCGTCCGCGCCGTCCAGGTCGACCTCGCGAGGCGGGGCGCCGCGGAGTGGCTGATGGAGACCGCCGAGGAGCTTCTCGGCGGCCTCGACATCCTGGTCAACAACGCCGCGCTGAGTTTCACCCCGATCCCCATCGCGGAGACCACCGAGAAGCTGTACGACCGCGCCATGGCGGTCAACGCCAAGGCGGCCTTCCTGACCATCCGGTACGCGGCCAGGCACATGCGCGACGGCGGCCGTATCGTCAACATCTCCACTCTCAACACCGTCCGCCCCGCATCGGGTATCGCCCCCTACGCGGCGAGCAAGGGCGCCCTCGAACAGCTGACCTCCGTCGCGGCCCGCGAGCTCGGCGAGCGGGGCATCACCGTCAACACGGTCTCCCCGGGCGCCACGGACACCGACCTGCTGCGCGGCACCAACCCGGAGGAGCTCCTCACCCAGATCGCCGCGCTGACCCCGCTCTCCCGCCTCGGCGACCCCTCGGACATCGCGGACGTCGTGGCTTTTTTGGTGGGTCCCGACGGCCGCTGGCTCACCGGCCAGAACCTCCAGGCCAACGGGGGCCTTAGCTGA
- a CDS encoding ABC-three component system protein: MPRPPLKKMEYNGFSWDIQHRMKLALSYVNHVEDYYRSRLDPNERDEVAAGFREHYEMIAQTCEDSDDILWRLERHVLGNASQQSPMELNALVVLMYFFGECEIFKVPPTGWVPEAEMGVTT; this comes from the coding sequence ATCCCCAGGCCTCCGCTCAAGAAAATGGAATACAACGGGTTCTCCTGGGATATTCAGCATCGCATGAAGCTCGCCCTGTCCTACGTCAACCACGTGGAGGACTACTACCGGAGCAGGCTCGATCCCAACGAGAGGGACGAGGTCGCGGCGGGCTTTCGCGAGCACTACGAGATGATCGCCCAGACGTGTGAGGACTCCGACGACATCCTCTGGCGGCTTGAGCGGCACGTTCTCGGCAATGCCTCGCAACAATCCCCTATGGAGCTGAACGCGCTCGTTGTCCTGATGTACTTCTTCGGTGAATGTGAGATCTTCAAGGTGCCGCCCACGGGTTGGGTCCCGGAGGCCGAGATGGGAGTGACCACGTGA
- a CDS encoding BTAD domain-containing putative transcriptional regulator, whose product MRFGILGTTRAWHDGVTDVTDTGDASAGEVRVGGPARRALLGLLLARAGEVVTADLLIDDLYGSRPPGGAAHALQSQVSRLRQVLGGEAEIEAVPSGYRLAIEPGDLDAHRFERLSDEGRRALLGGDPAGAAVLLREALDLWRGPALADAADAASVRALVLRLEERRLGALEDRIEADLQRGEHRAAVPELQELTARHPLRERLRSLLMRALRAGGRQAEALLAFEETRRLLADELGADPSAELAAVHRELLRGERPYEPPAPPAQLTSFVGRDEDLAEVTRLLGAARLVTLLGPGGAGKTRLSIEVASRLPDVCFVELAALRDGRRLPQTLLGALGLRESGLLTVPEETEPVSRLLAALADRPLLLVLDNCEHVVEAASDLVARLLAGCPELRVLATSREPLGITGENLWPVRPLGPSPAARLFTDRASAVRPGFALDETGAETVRRICRELDGLPLAIELAAARARTYELPELAARLDDRFRLLSRGSRTADARHRTLRAVVAWSWDLLSGAEQVLARRLTVFSGDATAEAAARVCGVPDAEDLLDSLADKSLVEAGGGRYRMLDTIHAYCAEQLEVAGESEALRRAHADHFLELARDADPHLRRAEQLRWLEILVAEDANLQAALRWASEAGEVELALALFAFLSPYFWMRGMRTLATAPAVTLLDTIGDSPPPGLGDGYVLCALAAAAGSGGREAWERHRATAEAAVVDPDRPHRHPVITFLWPMINSGAEDPRVALAVIARGRAGNDPWERAVVHLLWGYPQLAAGDLARAEYEFTSAADAFRSLGDRWGTSLALDALAGLAALRGDPGKAIVLTDEALALTERLGALEDVPDLLCNRGDYHVQATRAGRDPAGTGLPEARADYERAAEIARRAGSPTYLAAALRGLGDIARLEGDLTGARVLYEQALDRFETHWVKSAGNRTAALLGLGRIAEASGDLTAARALHRRAAEVAVETGAITESARPVEALAGIALLEGDAPGAAMLLGAAVALRGIAVENDPDVSRTAATARAALGETPYEAAHGEGACLSATAALRLAGIPETFIRTSPISGFADHKPVLPG is encoded by the coding sequence ATGCGGTTCGGGATCCTGGGCACCACGCGGGCATGGCACGACGGCGTCACCGACGTCACCGACACCGGCGACGCCTCCGCAGGGGAGGTACGCGTCGGCGGGCCGGCCCGGCGGGCGCTGCTGGGCCTGCTGCTCGCCCGCGCCGGCGAGGTGGTGACGGCCGACCTCCTGATCGACGACCTCTACGGCTCTCGGCCACCGGGAGGGGCGGCGCACGCCCTGCAGTCGCAGGTGTCCCGGCTCCGCCAGGTCCTGGGGGGCGAGGCCGAGATCGAGGCCGTCCCCTCGGGGTACCGGCTCGCGATCGAGCCGGGCGACCTCGACGCCCACCGCTTCGAGCGGCTGTCGGACGAGGGACGCCGGGCCCTGCTCGGCGGGGACCCGGCGGGGGCGGCCGTACTACTGCGGGAGGCCCTGGACCTGTGGCGGGGGCCAGCGCTCGCCGACGCCGCGGACGCCGCCTCCGTGCGGGCCCTGGTCCTGCGGCTGGAGGAGCGCAGGCTCGGCGCCCTGGAGGACCGCATCGAGGCCGACCTCCAGCGGGGCGAGCACCGGGCCGCGGTGCCCGAGTTGCAGGAGCTGACCGCCCGGCACCCCCTGCGGGAAAGGCTCAGGAGCCTTCTCATGCGCGCCCTGCGGGCGGGTGGCAGGCAGGCGGAGGCCCTGCTCGCGTTCGAGGAGACACGGCGGCTGCTGGCGGACGAGCTCGGCGCGGACCCCTCGGCCGAGCTGGCGGCCGTCCACCGGGAACTGCTCCGGGGCGAGCGGCCGTACGAGCCGCCCGCGCCACCGGCGCAGCTGACGAGCTTCGTGGGCCGCGACGAGGACCTGGCCGAGGTCACCCGGCTGCTCGGGGCGGCGCGCCTGGTCACCCTGCTCGGCCCCGGCGGGGCGGGCAAGACCAGGCTGTCGATCGAGGTCGCGAGCAGGCTGCCGGACGTCTGCTTCGTCGAACTCGCGGCGCTGCGCGACGGGCGGCGGCTGCCGCAGACCCTGCTCGGCGCGCTCGGTCTCCGCGAGAGCGGGCTGCTCACCGTGCCCGAGGAGACGGAGCCCGTCTCCCGGCTGCTCGCGGCGCTGGCCGACCGCCCGCTGCTGCTCGTCCTCGACAACTGCGAACACGTCGTCGAGGCGGCCTCGGACCTGGTCGCGCGGCTGCTCGCCGGATGCCCGGAGCTGCGCGTCCTGGCGACGAGCCGGGAGCCGCTCGGCATCACCGGCGAGAACCTGTGGCCGGTCCGGCCGCTCGGCCCCTCCCCCGCCGCGCGGCTCTTCACCGACCGGGCCTCGGCCGTACGCCCCGGTTTCGCGCTGGACGAGACCGGGGCCGAGACCGTACGGCGGATCTGCCGCGAGCTCGACGGCCTGCCGCTCGCCATCGAGCTCGCGGCGGCCAGGGCCCGCACGTACGAGCTGCCCGAGCTCGCCGCCCGCCTGGACGACCGGTTCCGCCTGCTGTCGAGGGGCAGCCGTACGGCCGACGCCAGGCACAGGACGCTGCGCGCGGTCGTGGCGTGGAGCTGGGACCTGCTGTCCGGAGCCGAGCAGGTGCTGGCCAGGCGCCTGACGGTCTTCTCCGGCGATGCGACCGCCGAGGCCGCGGCGCGGGTCTGCGGGGTGCCCGACGCCGAGGACCTGCTGGACTCCCTCGCCGACAAGTCCCTGGTGGAGGCGGGCGGCGGGCGCTACCGGATGCTCGACACGATTCACGCCTACTGCGCCGAGCAGCTGGAGGTGGCCGGGGAGTCCGAGGCCCTGCGGCGCGCGCACGCGGACCACTTCCTGGAGCTGGCGCGGGACGCGGACCCCCACCTGCGGCGTGCCGAGCAGCTCCGATGGCTGGAGATCCTCGTCGCGGAGGACGCCAACCTCCAGGCCGCGCTGCGCTGGGCCTCCGAGGCCGGGGAGGTCGAGCTCGCCCTCGCGCTGTTCGCCTTTTTGTCACCATATTTCTGGATGCGCGGTATGCGGACCCTGGCGACGGCGCCGGCGGTCACGCTCCTGGACACGATCGGCGACAGCCCTCCCCCGGGGCTCGGGGACGGGTACGTGCTCTGCGCCCTGGCCGCGGCGGCCGGTAGCGGCGGCCGGGAGGCGTGGGAGCGCCACCGGGCGACGGCCGAGGCGGCCGTCGTCGACCCGGACCGGCCGCACCGCCACCCGGTCATCACCTTCCTCTGGCCGATGATCAACTCCGGTGCGGAGGATCCGCGGGTCGCCCTCGCGGTGATCGCCCGCGGGCGGGCGGGGAACGACCCGTGGGAGAGGGCCGTCGTCCACCTGCTGTGGGGATACCCGCAGCTCGCCGCCGGGGACCTGGCGCGGGCCGAGTACGAGTTCACCTCCGCCGCCGACGCCTTCCGCTCGCTGGGCGACCGGTGGGGGACGTCGCTGGCCCTGGACGCGCTGGCCGGCCTGGCGGCCCTGCGCGGCGACCCCGGGAAGGCGATCGTCCTGACCGACGAGGCCCTCGCCCTCACCGAGCGGCTCGGCGCCCTCGAGGACGTTCCCGACCTGCTGTGCAACCGGGGTGACTACCACGTCCAGGCCACCCGGGCCGGGAGGGACCCGGCCGGCACCGGTCTTCCCGAGGCGCGCGCCGACTACGAGCGGGCGGCCGAGATCGCCCGCCGCGCGGGCAGCCCCACCTACCTGGCCGCGGCGCTGCGCGGCCTCGGCGACATCGCGCGATTGGAGGGCGACCTGACCGGGGCGCGCGTGCTGTACGAGCAGGCGCTCGACCGGTTCGAGACGCACTGGGTGAAGAGCGCGGGAAACCGGACGGCCGCGCTCCTCGGGCTCGGCAGGATCGCCGAGGCCTCCGGCGATCTCACCGCGGCCCGCGCCCTGCACCGGCGGGCCGCCGAGGTGGCGGTGGAAACGGGGGCGATCACCGAGAGCGCCCGCCCGGTCGAGGCCCTGGCGGGAATCGCCCTGCTCGAAGGGGACGCCCCCGGCGCCGCCATGCTGCTCGGCGCGGCCGTCGCCCTGCGGGGCATCGCCGTCGAGAACGACCCCGATGTCTCCCGCACGGCCGCCACCGCGCGGGCCGCGCTGGGCGAGACGCCGTACGAGGCCGCCCACGGCGAGGGCGCGTGCCTGTCCGCGACGGCCGCGCTCCGCCTGGCCGGTATCCCCGAGACCTTCATCCGGACCTCGCCGATCAGCGGCTTCGCCGACCACAAGCCCGTCCTGCCCGGCTGA
- a CDS encoding ABC-three component system protein: protein MLHSLTSDDDRFRTIRFGTGLNLLVAERTDASTDTDSRNGAGKSSMVELLHFLLGARNEPKAVWAGEKLRDHTFRLKLDWPGRPETLTVTRSATRPNRVTLDPDITRSSPGGLFEHAAEVSTKDWQWAMERDLYGVDSEGAEVSGRTLLSFAIRRVDAGGFLEPTRTFAQQSPHDAMVNLCHLFGLDVGLAARYRLLSNQEATRKKLVEAAKDPVWGKIVGRSAELRGEIGAIEQRVSELEHQIASFQVVPEYENIRREADELDRRIRSLRASEAVDRRNLQDMEQSVDEVAEPDDRYLESAYKQLNLILGQEVRRRFDDVRAFHETVVRNREKQLHEEISRLRRLLEERTRTRTRLGERQAALLHTLNSGGALDALNSLQYALAREQAHLESLRHRFQAAQALEASRREIEAKRLELEQEMVTDLEDRDTITFEASSLFNTYARRLYGDGKNPYLTFSPGKQRMQIEPKIEDDGSRGIHNMVIFCFDLTAAVIAHRAGRGPDFLVHDSHLYDGVDERQVARALQLAAEVTETERMQYIVTMNSDDLNKAVSMGFEANPYIIEPHLTDQPDGGLFGFRF from the coding sequence ATGCTGCATAGCCTGACTTCTGACGACGACAGGTTCCGAACGATCCGCTTCGGGACGGGGCTGAACCTCCTGGTCGCCGAACGCACCGACGCCTCCACTGACACCGACAGCCGCAACGGTGCCGGCAAGTCGAGCATGGTCGAGCTACTGCATTTTCTGCTGGGTGCCCGCAACGAACCCAAGGCCGTCTGGGCCGGCGAGAAGCTCCGCGACCACACATTCAGGCTGAAACTTGACTGGCCGGGCCGACCAGAGACCTTGACGGTGACGCGCTCGGCGACACGGCCGAACAGAGTGACGCTCGATCCGGACATAACACGGAGCTCCCCCGGGGGCCTGTTCGAACACGCCGCCGAGGTGTCGACGAAAGACTGGCAGTGGGCGATGGAACGGGATCTCTACGGGGTCGACTCCGAGGGAGCGGAGGTCAGCGGCCGGACGCTGTTGTCATTCGCGATCCGCCGTGTCGATGCGGGGGGCTTTCTTGAGCCCACCAGGACATTCGCCCAGCAGTCACCTCACGACGCGATGGTCAACCTGTGCCACCTCTTCGGCCTGGACGTCGGCCTGGCAGCACGGTATCGTCTCCTGTCCAATCAGGAGGCCACGAGAAAGAAGCTCGTCGAAGCCGCGAAAGATCCTGTCTGGGGGAAAATCGTCGGCCGTTCCGCCGAACTCCGAGGTGAGATCGGTGCCATAGAACAGCGGGTGAGTGAACTTGAGCACCAAATCGCGAGTTTTCAGGTCGTCCCCGAATACGAGAACATTCGCCGGGAGGCCGACGAGCTCGATCGGCGCATCCGATCACTCCGGGCGTCCGAAGCGGTGGACCGACGCAACCTTCAGGACATGGAACAGTCCGTCGACGAGGTGGCCGAGCCGGATGACCGGTATCTGGAATCGGCCTACAAGCAGCTGAACTTGATTCTCGGCCAGGAGGTGCGCCGCCGGTTCGACGATGTGCGCGCCTTCCACGAGACCGTGGTCCGAAACCGTGAGAAGCAGTTACACGAGGAGATATCCCGGCTCCGTCGACTTCTGGAGGAGCGCACCCGGACGCGCACGCGACTCGGCGAGCGACAAGCCGCCCTCCTGCATACGCTGAACTCGGGTGGCGCGCTTGACGCGCTCAACTCCCTGCAATATGCCCTGGCTCGCGAACAGGCGCATCTTGAGTCTCTACGCCACCGATTCCAGGCCGCGCAGGCACTTGAGGCGAGCCGACGGGAGATCGAGGCGAAACGCCTTGAGCTCGAACAGGAGATGGTGACCGACCTTGAGGACCGGGACACCATCACCTTCGAAGCGAGCAGCCTTTTCAACACGTACGCCCGGCGCCTGTACGGAGACGGGAAAAACCCCTATCTGACCTTCAGCCCGGGTAAGCAGCGAATGCAGATCGAACCCAAGATCGAAGACGACGGGAGCAGGGGAATCCACAACATGGTGATCTTCTGCTTCGACCTGACCGCTGCCGTCATCGCCCACCGTGCCGGCCGGGGTCCGGACTTCCTCGTTCACGACAGCCATCTGTACGACGGTGTGGACGAACGTCAAGTGGCACGAGCCCTCCAGCTGGCGGCCGAGGTTACCGAGACCGAGCGGATGCAGTACATCGTCACCATGAACTCCGACGATCTGAACAAAGCGGTTTCAATGGGGTTCGAAGCGAATCCTTACATCATCGAGCCCCATCTGACCGACCAGCCGGACGGCGGACTGTTCGGCTTCAGATTTTAA